The genomic segment GTCACTGCCTGGGTGGGTGGGATCTGAGAGTGGGAAGGCAGCATCCTCTAAGGTGTCCTGCTCTCCCCCACTCCAGGCTCTCACCTGCTGATTGCTCTAAGCAGCACTGAGGTCCTCTACGTGAACCGTAATGGACAGAAGGTTCGGCCCCTGGCACGCTGGAAGGGGCAGCTGGTGGAGAGCGTGGGCTGGAACAAGGCCCTGGGCACCGAGAGCAGCACGGGCCCCATCCTGGTCGGCACTGCCCAAGGCCAGATCTTCGAAGCAGAGCTCTCGGCCAGCGAGGGTGGGCTTTTCGGCCCTGCCCCGGATCTCTACTTCCGTCCACTGTACGTGCTAAATGAAGAAGGGGGCCCAGCACCCGTGTGCTCCCTCGAGGCCGAGCGGGGCCCCGAAGGGCGTGGCTTTGTCATCGCCACCACTCGGCAGCGCCTCTTTCAGTTCATAGGCCGAGTGGCCGAGGGAACTGAAGCCCAGGGCTTCTCGGGACTCTTTGCTGCCTATGCCGACCACCCGCCCCCATTCCGTGAGTTCCCCAGCAGTCTGGGCTACAGCGAGTTGGCCTTCTACACCCCCAAGTTGCGCTCTGCACCCCGGGCCTTTGCCTGGATGATGGGGGACGGCGTGTTGTACGGATCGTTGGACTGCGGGCGTCCTGACTCCCTGCTGAGCGAGGAGCGGGTCTGGGAGTACCCAGAGGGGGTGGGTCCCGGGGCCAGCCCACCCCTGGCCGTCGTCCTGACCCAGTTCcacttcctgctgctgctggcagACCGGGTGGAAGCAGTGTGCACGCTGACGGGGCAGGTGGTGCTGCGGGACCACTTCCTGGAGAAGTTCGGGCCGCTGAAGCACATGGTGAAGGACTCCTCCACGGGCCACCTGTGGGCCCACACGGAGCGGGCTGTCTTCCGATACCACGTACAGCGGGAGGCCCGGGATGTCTGGCGCACCTACCTGGACATGAACCGCTTCGATCTGGCCAAAGAGTATTGTCGAGAGCGGCCTGACTGCCTGGACACGGTCCTGGCCCGGGAGGCTGACTTCTGCTTCCGCCAGCGTCGCTACCTGGAGAGCGCCCGCTGCTACGCCCTGACTCAGAGCTACTTTGAGGAGATCGCCCTCAAGTTCTTGGAGGCCCGACAGGAGGAGGCGCTGGCCGAGTTCCTGCAGCGAAAACTGGCCAGTTTGAAGCCTGCTGAGCGAACCCAGGCCACACTGCTCACCGCCTGGCTGACGGAGCTCTACCTGAGCCGGCTCGGGGCCCTGCAGGGTGACCCCGACGCCCTGAACCTCTACCGGGACACCCGGGAGCGCTTCCGGGCCTTCCTCAGCAGCCCCCGCCACAAGGAGTGGCTCTTCGCCAGCCGGGCCTCCATCCACGAGCTGCTCGCCAGCCACGGGGACACGGAGCACATGGTGTACTTCGCCGTGATCATGCAGGACTACGAGCGCGTGGTGGCCTACCACTGCCAGCACGAGGCGTACGAGGAGGCCCTGGCCGTGCTGGCCCGCCACCGTGACCCCCAGCTCTTCTACAAGTTCTCGCCCATCCTCATCCGTCACATCCCTCGCCAGCTGGTGGACGCCTGGATTGAGCTGGGCAGCCGGCTGGATGCCCGGCAGCTCATCCCTGCCCTGGTGAACTATAGCCAGGGTGGCGAGGCCCAGCAGGTGAGCCAGGCCATCCGCTACATGGAGTTCTGCGTGAACGTGCTGGGTGAGACCGAGCAGGCCATTCACAATTACCTGCTGTCGCTCTATGCCCGAGGCCAGCCAGCCTCACTGCTGGCCTACCTCGAGCAGGCCGGGGCCAGCCCACACCGGGTGCATTATGACCTCAAGTATGCACTGCGGCTCTGCGCCGAGCACGGCCACCACCGCGCTTGTGTCCACGTCTACAAGGTCCTGGAGCTGTATGAGGAGGCTGTGGACCTGGCCCTGCAGGTGAGCCAATGAGCCTTGACCTCATCCGGGAGAGGGGCCTGGAGAGCAGTAGCTGCAGATGCTGAAGCGTTAGGGGCCCTATTGCTAGGGGGTGCTACCGTCTCTCTCAGAGAGGAGCTGTAGTATAGAGGTTAAGAACACAGACTCAGAAGTCAGGGTTTGAATCCTGCTTCTGCCTCTTattaagctgtgtgacctcaggctggTTTCTgaacctctctttgcctcagaTTACTCAGGTCCAAAATGGGAATAACATCATAGTACTTGCCTCACAGGTAGGTTCTGCACACACACTAGCCACAATTGCAGAAGGGGAAGGTGCTGAGCTGCATCGCTCAAATTATGAATTAACAGTCCTGTTTAGGATTGTGGGAAGTGCTATTTAAAAttcgagggaattccctggtggtccagtggttaggactctgcactttcactgccaagggtgcaggttcagtcccagctcggggaactaagatcctgcaagccacacagtgcagccaaaaaaaaaaaaaaaaaaaaagtcgaacTCGTGGATCTGAACCCaggacttactgaatcagaatgtcTGTGAGTGGGGCCCAAAAATCTGTATCTTGGATATGCTGGTGATTTTTAAATTCACTAAAATTCCAGGCCCACCATCATAAGTAGCATTTGCATAGCTCTGACAGGGGCAGGCCCATTACTGAGACAGGCTCCTTCCTGGGCCCCAGAAGCCCCATCTCACTTGCTGCCAGGAGTGCTGGGCATCCTGCCTTGGGGTTCTCCCCCGGCATCTGTCTTTCCCACAGACTCTGTCCTGAGTGGGGAGAGGACTTGGCCCTAACACTCTCAGCCTCCCCACAGGTGGACGTGGACCTGGCCAAGCAGTGTGCTGACCTGCCCGAGGAAGATGAGGAGCTGCGCAAGAAGCTGTGGCTGAAGATTGCACGGCACGTGGTacaggaggaggaagatgtgCAGACAGCCATGGCCTGCCTGGCCAGCTGCCCCCTGCTCAAGATTGAGGACGTGCTGCCTTTCTTTCCTGACTTTGTCACCATCGACCACTTCAAGGAGGCGATCTGCAGCTCGCTGAAGGCCTACAACCACCACATCCAAGAGCTGCAGCGGGAGATGGAAGAGGCCACGGCCAGTGCCCAGCGTATCCGGCGAGACCTGCAGGAGCTGCGGGGCCGCTACGGCACCGTGGAGCCCCAGGACAAGTGTGCCACCTGCGACTTCCCCCTGCTCAACCGCCCTTTTTACCTCTTCCTCTGTGGCCACATGTTCCACGCTGACTGCCTGCTGCAGGCTGTGCGGCCTGGCCTGCCGGCCTACAAGCAGGCCCGGCTCGAGGAGCTGCAGCGAAAGCTGGGGGCTGCTCCACCCCCTGCCAAGGGCTCTGCCCGGGCTAAGGAGGCCGAGGCGGGGGCTGCCGCTGGGGGGCCCAGCCGGGAACAGCTCAAGGCTGACCTGGATGAACTGGTGGCCGCTGAGTGCGTGTACTGTGGGGAGCTGATGATCCGCTCTATTGACCGGCCCTTCATCGACCCTCAGCGCTACGAGGAGGAGCACCTCAGTTGGTTGTAGGAAGGTGTCAACCCCAACAGATGAGCAGGCGGTTGGAGGCTGTCCCTTCTTGGGAAGGCCACAGCATCGTCTGTGCTTGGTCTCCTGGAGGCTGCTGGGCTGGGACTGTGGTGGGGGGAGTGGAATTATGGCTGTTGCCCTCGAGCTGTCAGCTGTGAGTGCGTTCTGCCAGCTGCCCATGCGGTTCTTCAGAGCTGCCATAGAGCTGCTGTTTTGCCAGGCCATCAGCCTGCTTCCCAGTAGAGGGCCTTAGCCTGGAGGAGTCCGAATTCTGACCTGATTATCTCCCCGCTTTCTGTATCTAAcagctctttcttccttttcattcctcACACACATCATGTTCTCTTTCTGGAGCACTACCTACCATTCTTCCTTTTCACTCTGTGGCTCTTCTTCCTCCGAAGCCCTCTCTTCTGTCTGCTTCTAGGTCCcacaagtgaaaagacaacccctcCAAGTCCTGGGCTTGGGCTTGGGGAGAAGGTGGTGCTGATGGTGGCCGTGCTCTTGTGTAC from the Hippopotamus amphibius kiboko isolate mHipAmp2 chromosome 2, mHipAmp2.hap2, whole genome shotgun sequence genome contains:
- the VPS18 gene encoding vacuolar protein sorting-associated protein 18 homolog isoform X2, with product MELGRKDDAKVHKMFLDPTGSHLLIALSSTEVLYVNRNGQKVRPLARWKGQLVESVGWNKALGTESSTGPILVGTAQGQIFEAELSASEGGLFGPAPDLYFRPLYVLNEEGGPAPVCSLEAERGPEGRGFVIATTRQRLFQFIGRVAEGTEAQGFSGLFAAYADHPPPFREFPSSLGYSELAFYTPKLRSAPRAFAWMMGDGVLYGSLDCGRPDSLLSEERVWEYPEGVGPGASPPLAVVLTQFHFLLLLADRVEAVCTLTGQVVLRDHFLEKFGPLKHMVKDSSTGHLWAHTERAVFRYHVQREARDVWRTYLDMNRFDLAKEYCRERPDCLDTVLAREADFCFRQRRYLESARCYALTQSYFEEIALKFLEARQEEALAEFLQRKLASLKPAERTQATLLTAWLTELYLSRLGALQGDPDALNLYRDTRERFRAFLSSPRHKEWLFASRASIHELLASHGDTEHMVYFAVIMQDYERVVAYHCQHEAYEEALAVLARHRDPQLFYKFSPILIRHIPRQLVDAWIELGSRLDARQLIPALVNYSQGGEAQQVSQAIRYMEFCVNVLGETEQAIHNYLLSLYARGQPASLLAYLEQAGASPHRVHYDLKYALRLCAEHGHHRACVHVYKVLELYEEAVDLALQVDVDLAKQCADLPEEDEELRKKLWLKIARHVVQEEEDVQTAMACLASCPLLKIEDVLPFFPDFVTIDHFKEAICSSLKAYNHHIQELQREMEEATASAQRIRRDLQELRGRYGTVEPQDKCATCDFPLLNRPFYLFLCGHMFHADCLLQAVRPGLPAYKQARLEELQRKLGAAPPPAKGSARAKEAEAGAAAGGPSREQLKADLDELVAAECVYCGELMIRSIDRPFIDPQRYEEEHLSWL
- the VPS18 gene encoding vacuolar protein sorting-associated protein 18 homolog isoform X1, with the protein product MASILDEYEDSLSRSAVLQPGCPSVGIPHSGYVNAQLEKEVPIFTKQRIDFTPSERITSLVVSCNQLCMSLGKDTLLRIDLGKANEPNHMELGRKDDAKVHKMFLDPTGSHLLIALSSTEVLYVNRNGQKVRPLARWKGQLVESVGWNKALGTESSTGPILVGTAQGQIFEAELSASEGGLFGPAPDLYFRPLYVLNEEGGPAPVCSLEAERGPEGRGFVIATTRQRLFQFIGRVAEGTEAQGFSGLFAAYADHPPPFREFPSSLGYSELAFYTPKLRSAPRAFAWMMGDGVLYGSLDCGRPDSLLSEERVWEYPEGVGPGASPPLAVVLTQFHFLLLLADRVEAVCTLTGQVVLRDHFLEKFGPLKHMVKDSSTGHLWAHTERAVFRYHVQREARDVWRTYLDMNRFDLAKEYCRERPDCLDTVLAREADFCFRQRRYLESARCYALTQSYFEEIALKFLEARQEEALAEFLQRKLASLKPAERTQATLLTAWLTELYLSRLGALQGDPDALNLYRDTRERFRAFLSSPRHKEWLFASRASIHELLASHGDTEHMVYFAVIMQDYERVVAYHCQHEAYEEALAVLARHRDPQLFYKFSPILIRHIPRQLVDAWIELGSRLDARQLIPALVNYSQGGEAQQVSQAIRYMEFCVNVLGETEQAIHNYLLSLYARGQPASLLAYLEQAGASPHRVHYDLKYALRLCAEHGHHRACVHVYKVLELYEEAVDLALQVDVDLAKQCADLPEEDEELRKKLWLKIARHVVQEEEDVQTAMACLASCPLLKIEDVLPFFPDFVTIDHFKEAICSSLKAYNHHIQELQREMEEATASAQRIRRDLQELRGRYGTVEPQDKCATCDFPLLNRPFYLFLCGHMFHADCLLQAVRPGLPAYKQARLEELQRKLGAAPPPAKGSARAKEAEAGAAAGGPSREQLKADLDELVAAECVYCGELMIRSIDRPFIDPQRYEEEHLSWL